A genomic segment from Amycolatopsis camponoti encodes:
- the secA gene encoding preprotein translocase subunit SecA, whose protein sequence is MVLNRLLRAGEGKMVKRLRNIADHINTLEDDVKDLTDAELRAKTEEFRKRNGDGESLDDLLPEAFAVVREAAKRVLGQRHFDVQLMGGAALHLGQVAEMKTGEGKTLTCVLPAYLNAIPGKGVHVVTTNDYLAKRDSEWMGRIHRFLGLEVGVILSEQQPEVRRAQYNADITYGTNNEFGFDYLRDNMAWSLDDCVQRGHNFAIVDEVDSILIDEARTPLIISGPADQSSRWYVEFARLAPLMQGIDTTTMGSRERTEKTNLINSKYHYEVDQRKRTVAVTEKGVRFVEDQLGIENLYEAANTPLVGYLNNALKVQELFHRDKDYIVRNGEVMIVDEFTGRILAGRRYNEGMHQAIEAKEKVEIKAENQTLATITLQNFFRLYKKLAGMTGTAETEAAEFHQTYKLGVVPIPTNRPMVRADQPDLIYKTEDAKYEAVAEDIAERHEKGQPVLVGTTSVEKSERLSKLLVKLSVPHEVLNAKHHDREALIVARAGQKGAVTVATNMAGRGTDIVLGGNPDLIADHVLRERGLDPVEHSEEYEAAWPEVLEQVKEESKAEAEEVREAGGLYVLGTERHESRRIDNQLRGRSGRQGDPGESRFYLSLGDELMRRFNATMVERVMTTMRLPDDVPIEHKMVSKAIKSAQTQVEQINMEQRKDVLKYDEVMNEQRKVIYAERHRVLAGENMREQIEGMLVDVVNAYVDGATSNGYAEDWDHEKLWTALKQLYPVSIDWDDLMEDGDLDAQGLRDALVQDARNAYDKREAEINALVGPDGMRTLEHQVMLTVLDRKWREHLYEMDYLKQGIGMRALAQRDPLIEYQREGFDMFRAMLDSLKEEAVGFLFNLQVERAEAPPAEDAAALPTGVASGNGQAAEGRHARPAPPQPPTTDTESVPAALRGKGLGGGGQQSGVTLSGPGEDGEVESHADGAAQAAGGGGGGTRRDRRAAQRDAQKKGKKGPRR, encoded by the coding sequence ATGGTGCTGAACCGCCTGCTCCGCGCGGGTGAGGGCAAGATGGTGAAGCGGCTGCGCAACATCGCCGATCACATCAACACCCTCGAAGACGACGTCAAGGACCTGACCGACGCCGAGCTGCGGGCCAAGACCGAGGAGTTCCGCAAGCGGAACGGCGACGGCGAGTCGCTGGACGACCTGCTGCCGGAGGCCTTCGCGGTCGTCCGGGAGGCGGCCAAGCGGGTGCTCGGCCAGCGCCACTTCGACGTCCAGCTCATGGGCGGCGCGGCGCTGCACCTCGGCCAGGTCGCCGAGATGAAGACCGGGGAGGGCAAGACGCTCACCTGCGTCCTCCCGGCCTACCTCAACGCCATCCCCGGCAAGGGCGTCCACGTCGTCACGACGAACGACTACCTGGCCAAGCGCGACTCGGAGTGGATGGGCCGCATCCACCGGTTCCTCGGCCTCGAGGTCGGCGTCATCCTCTCGGAGCAGCAGCCGGAGGTCCGGCGCGCCCAGTACAACGCCGACATCACCTACGGCACGAACAACGAGTTCGGCTTCGACTACCTGCGCGACAACATGGCGTGGAGCCTCGACGACTGCGTGCAGCGCGGGCACAACTTCGCCATCGTCGACGAGGTGGACTCGATCCTCATCGACGAGGCCCGGACGCCGCTGATCATCTCGGGCCCGGCGGACCAGTCGTCGCGCTGGTACGTCGAGTTCGCCCGGCTCGCGCCGCTGATGCAGGGCATCGACACCACCACGATGGGCTCGCGCGAGCGCACCGAGAAGACCAACCTGATCAACTCGAAGTACCACTACGAGGTCGACCAGCGGAAGCGCACCGTCGCCGTCACCGAAAAGGGCGTCCGCTTCGTCGAGGACCAGCTCGGCATCGAGAACCTGTACGAGGCCGCGAACACCCCGCTGGTCGGGTACCTGAACAACGCGCTGAAGGTCCAGGAGCTCTTCCACCGGGACAAGGACTACATCGTCCGCAACGGCGAAGTCATGATCGTCGACGAGTTCACCGGGCGCATCCTGGCCGGCCGCCGCTACAACGAGGGCATGCACCAGGCGATCGAGGCCAAGGAAAAGGTCGAGATCAAGGCCGAGAACCAGACCCTGGCGACGATCACGCTGCAGAACTTCTTCCGCCTCTACAAGAAGCTCGCCGGCATGACCGGTACGGCCGAGACCGAGGCCGCCGAGTTCCACCAGACCTACAAGCTGGGTGTGGTGCCGATCCCGACGAACCGGCCGATGGTCCGCGCCGACCAGCCCGACCTGATCTACAAGACCGAGGACGCGAAGTACGAGGCCGTCGCCGAGGACATCGCCGAGCGGCACGAGAAGGGCCAGCCGGTCCTGGTCGGCACGACGAGCGTCGAGAAGTCCGAGCGGCTGTCGAAGCTGCTGGTGAAGCTGAGCGTGCCGCACGAGGTGCTGAACGCGAAGCACCACGACCGGGAGGCGCTGATCGTCGCCCGCGCCGGCCAGAAGGGCGCCGTCACGGTCGCCACGAACATGGCGGGCCGCGGTACCGACATCGTGCTCGGCGGCAACCCCGACCTGATCGCCGACCACGTGCTGCGCGAGCGCGGCCTGGACCCGGTCGAGCACTCCGAGGAGTACGAGGCCGCGTGGCCCGAGGTCCTGGAGCAGGTCAAGGAGGAGTCGAAGGCCGAGGCCGAGGAGGTCCGCGAGGCCGGCGGCCTGTACGTGCTGGGCACCGAGCGGCACGAGTCGCGCCGCATCGACAACCAGCTCCGCGGCCGGTCGGGCCGCCAGGGCGACCCCGGCGAGTCCCGCTTCTACCTGTCGCTCGGTGACGAGCTCATGCGCCGCTTCAACGCGACGATGGTCGAGCGCGTCATGACGACCATGCGGCTGCCCGACGACGTGCCGATCGAGCACAAGATGGTCTCCAAGGCCATCAAGAGCGCGCAGACCCAGGTCGAGCAGATCAACATGGAGCAGCGCAAGGACGTCCTCAAGTACGACGAGGTCATGAACGAGCAGCGCAAGGTGATCTACGCCGAGCGCCACCGCGTGCTGGCCGGCGAGAACATGCGCGAGCAGATCGAGGGCATGCTCGTGGACGTCGTCAACGCCTACGTGGACGGCGCGACCTCCAACGGCTACGCCGAGGACTGGGACCACGAGAAGCTGTGGACCGCGCTGAAGCAGCTCTACCCGGTCAGCATCGACTGGGACGACCTGATGGAGGACGGCGACCTCGACGCGCAAGGCCTGCGTGACGCCCTGGTGCAGGACGCCCGCAACGCCTACGACAAGCGCGAAGCGGAGATCAACGCGCTCGTCGGCCCGGACGGCATGCGGACCCTGGAGCACCAGGTGATGCTGACGGTCCTCGACCGCAAGTGGCGCGAGCACCTCTACGAGATGGACTACCTCAAGCAGGGCATCGGCATGCGGGCGCTCGCGCAGCGCGACCCGCTGATCGAGTACCAGCGCGAGGGCTTCGACATGTTCCGCGCGATGCTCGACTCGCTGAAGGAGGAGGCCGTCGGCTTCCTGTTCAACCTCCAGGTCGAGCGGGCCGAGGCGCCTCCGGCCGAAGACGCCGCCGCGCTGCCCACGGGCGTCGCTTCGGGCAACGGTCAGGCGGCGGAGGGCCGGCACGCGCGGCCGGCGCCGCCGCAGCCGCCGACGACCGACACCGAGTCCGTCCCGGCCGCGCTGCGCGGCAAGGGCCTCGGCGGCGGTGGCCAGCAGTCGGGCGTGACGCTGTCCGGCCCTGGCGAGGACGGCGAGGTCGAGTCGCACGCCGACGGCGCGGCGCAGGCCGCGGGCGGTGGCGGCGGAGGGACCCGCCGGGACCGCCGGGCCGCCCAGCGCGACGCCCAGAAGAAGGGCAAGAAGGGCCCGCGTCGCTGA
- a CDS encoding cytochrome P450, whose translation MDPQEFFALFGAGRRPDPYPHYRRWRERYPVAELAERMFAVSGLGEATQVLRDPAFGHPEPEYLDPADRLPDQPVDESGRVVRAFLSLNPPDHTRLRRLVAKAFTPRMVERLTPRIEEITASLVDRAPAGFDLMTSLAKPLPVEVIAELLGVPLDDRERFAEWSHAMARALDPPFLQHPDSVEPAVRARQSFVRYFRSLAQERRREPGEDLLSALVAVSDAGDVLSEGELLVTLTLLLIAGHETTTNLIGNGVLALLRHDGVGAAAPERVVEETLRYDSPVQLTARTALRDTALGEVKVPAGSQAIVLIGAANRDPSTGGDVFDPSRTPGRHLAFGQGIHFCLGAPLARLEGRIVFRELARRLPKLRLAGDPEWNATTTLRGLATLPVVAS comes from the coding sequence GTGGACCCGCAGGAGTTCTTCGCGCTGTTCGGCGCCGGTCGGCGGCCGGATCCGTACCCGCACTACCGCCGGTGGCGTGAGCGCTACCCCGTCGCCGAGCTGGCCGAGCGGATGTTCGCGGTCAGCGGTCTCGGCGAGGCGACGCAGGTGCTGCGCGACCCGGCGTTCGGGCACCCCGAACCGGAGTACCTGGATCCGGCGGACCGGCTTCCGGACCAGCCGGTCGACGAATCGGGACGCGTGGTCCGGGCGTTCCTGTCGCTGAACCCGCCCGACCACACGCGGTTGCGGCGGCTGGTGGCGAAGGCGTTCACGCCGCGGATGGTCGAGCGGCTGACGCCGCGGATCGAGGAGATCACCGCGTCGCTCGTCGACCGCGCGCCGGCCGGGTTCGACCTGATGACGTCGCTGGCGAAGCCGTTGCCGGTCGAGGTGATCGCGGAGCTGCTCGGCGTGCCGCTGGACGACCGCGAGCGCTTCGCGGAGTGGTCGCACGCGATGGCGCGGGCGCTGGACCCGCCGTTCCTGCAGCACCCGGACTCGGTCGAGCCCGCGGTCCGGGCACGGCAGTCGTTCGTCCGCTACTTCCGTTCGCTGGCGCAGGAGCGGCGGCGCGAGCCGGGGGAGGACCTGCTGTCGGCGCTGGTGGCGGTGTCGGACGCGGGCGACGTGCTCAGCGAGGGCGAGCTGCTGGTGACGCTCACGCTCCTGCTGATCGCCGGCCACGAGACGACGACGAACCTGATCGGCAACGGAGTCCTGGCGCTGCTGCGCCACGACGGCGTGGGGGCGGCGGCTCCCGAGCGGGTGGTGGAGGAGACGCTGCGCTACGACTCCCCGGTCCAGCTGACGGCCCGCACAGCGTTGCGCGACACGGCTTTGGGCGAGGTGAAGGTCCCGGCGGGCAGCCAGGCGATAGTCCTGATCGGAGCGGCCAACCGCGACCCGTCGACGGGCGGCGACGTGTTCGACCCGTCCCGGACGCCGGGCCGGCACCTGGCGTTCGGCCAGGGGATCCACTTTTGCCTCGGAGCACCGCTGGCGAGGCTGGAGGGCCGCATCGTGTTCCGGGAGCTGGCTCGCCGGCTGCCGAAGCTGAGGCTGGCGGGCGATCCCGAGTGGAATGCGACGACGACCTTGCGCGGTTTGGCGACGCTCCCGGTCGTGGCCTCTTAG
- a CDS encoding Rv3235 family protein — protein MRTLVHTEVPRRAERPPAMPRREHRRGDARLPVPRQLEASEVHRVLNMLLEAYDGRRPVPQIRGLVGPEVFAGLSGPHRAGPRHRMRRVHVCTPVAGVIEACARVEVAGRSFALAARFTRTPAGWQCVRFALLKPGRPDQQARRQAAA, from the coding sequence GTGAGAACGCTGGTCCACACCGAAGTGCCGCGCCGGGCCGAACGGCCGCCGGCGATGCCCCGCCGAGAACACCGGCGCGGCGACGCCCGGTTGCCGGTGCCGAGGCAGCTCGAAGCGAGCGAGGTCCACCGCGTGCTGAACATGCTGCTGGAGGCGTACGACGGACGGCGGCCGGTCCCGCAGATCCGCGGGCTGGTGGGGCCGGAGGTCTTCGCCGGCCTCAGCGGGCCGCACCGCGCGGGGCCGCGCCACCGGATGCGCCGGGTGCACGTGTGCACCCCGGTGGCGGGGGTGATCGAGGCGTGCGCCCGGGTGGAGGTGGCAGGCCGGTCGTTCGCGCTGGCGGCCCGCTTCACCCGGACCCCGGCAGGCTGGCAGTGCGTGCGTTTCGCGCTGCTGAAGCCGGGCCGTCCGGACCAGCAGGCGCGCCGGCAGGCGGCGGCGTGA
- a CDS encoding HAD-IA family hydrolase, which yields MVDFAGVLTDPDAGRFYDYLVAARERGVRTALLSNAPGASAEVKNTMFDYFDALVFSGEVGVAKPDPAVYLIAADQLGLPAVRCAFVDDSAANIRGAVQAGMVGVHHRSVEETLTELDALFPDG from the coding sequence TTGGTCGATTTCGCCGGAGTTCTCACGGATCCCGACGCCGGCCGCTTCTACGACTACCTGGTGGCCGCGCGTGAGCGAGGGGTCCGTACCGCGCTGCTGTCGAACGCCCCCGGGGCGTCGGCCGAGGTCAAGAACACGATGTTCGACTATTTCGACGCACTCGTGTTTTCCGGTGAGGTGGGGGTCGCCAAACCGGATCCGGCCGTCTACCTGATCGCGGCCGACCAGCTCGGCCTGCCCGCCGTGCGCTGCGCGTTCGTCGACGACTCCGCCGCGAACATCCGCGGCGCCGTCCAGGCGGGCATGGTCGGCGTGCACCACCGGTCGGTCGAGGAAACGCTCACCGAGCTCGACGCGCTGTTCCCGGACGGGTGA
- a CDS encoding TrmH family RNA methyltransferase, protein MGDESTVSPKDRFLTVYGRKPVLEALADGGLRVDKVILADTARGPGAAEIQRAAKDAGVVVQRASAHRVKVLAGNGKQDQGVLADVVAPRMRALEAALSDRRPPSRVLLLDGITTPANVGMILRTATAAGLDGVIVPRRGVAALDPLVVKASAGVAFRAPVLRCGSARDAAEMLTEAGYGLYALGASARTTVFDVDLPQRAAFVLGGETGGVGAEVGELVTEWVSIPMPGDVESLNVSAAAAVLSFELVRRAR, encoded by the coding sequence GTGGGTGATGAGTCGACTGTCTCGCCGAAAGACCGCTTCCTGACCGTCTACGGCCGGAAGCCGGTGCTCGAAGCGCTGGCCGACGGCGGCCTGCGCGTGGACAAGGTGATCCTCGCCGACACCGCTCGCGGCCCCGGCGCGGCGGAGATCCAGCGCGCGGCGAAGGACGCGGGCGTGGTCGTGCAGCGCGCCAGCGCCCACCGGGTCAAGGTGCTCGCGGGCAACGGCAAGCAGGACCAGGGCGTGCTCGCCGACGTCGTCGCGCCGCGGATGCGCGCGCTCGAAGCGGCGCTTTCGGACCGTCGCCCGCCGTCGCGCGTGCTGCTGCTCGACGGCATCACCACGCCCGCGAACGTCGGGATGATCCTGCGCACGGCGACCGCCGCCGGGCTCGACGGCGTGATCGTGCCGCGCCGCGGCGTCGCGGCCCTCGACCCGCTGGTGGTCAAGGCTTCGGCCGGCGTCGCCTTTCGCGCGCCGGTGCTGCGGTGCGGTTCCGCGCGCGATGCCGCCGAAATGCTCACCGAAGCCGGTTACGGCCTTTACGCGCTCGGCGCGTCGGCGCGCACCACGGTTTTCGACGTCGACCTGCCGCAGCGCGCCGCGTTCGTGCTCGGCGGCGAGACAGGCGGAGTCGGCGCCGAAGTCGGCGAGCTCGTCACGGAATGGGTGTCCATTCCCATGCCGGGTGACGTCGAGTCGCTGAATGTCTCAGCCGCGGCGGCGGTCCTGTCATTCGAACTGGTCCGCCGCGCGCGGTGA
- a CDS encoding WS/DGAT/MGAT family O-acyltransferase translates to MPDRLSALDASFLYVEDHATPMHVGGVAIFERPRSGFTYAQLLDLVGARLAYLPRYRQRVAEVPGHLARPVWVDDVDFDLNYHVRRSALPQPGSDEQLFDLVARLMSRRLAPERPLWEAYFIEGLSGDRVALVTKTHQSVVDGVGTIELGQLILDPTPAEPEPFEDIWTPRREPSRAQLVLDAVSEGVQRPGVVVENVRSAANDAFAAAGKFAETVGGVASTLRTLVKPAPTGPLNVRVSGGRVFSVVRTRLEDFRKIRAAHGGTVNDVVLAAITGALREWLLSREESLTPNATIRALVPLAVRDAETAEYSTPALVGNQVAAYLVDLPVGEPNPVLRLQHIGHAMTEHLDSGRPVAARGLLKVGGFAPATLHSLGARAAGSLSGRIFNVMVTNSPGPQVPMYAGEARLVEMFPVMPLMRTQALAIGVTSYHGGVYFGLNGDRKAAFDVDLVAGMIEESVEELKGAHW, encoded by the coding sequence ATGCCCGACCGCCTGTCCGCGCTGGACGCCTCGTTCCTCTACGTCGAGGACCACGCGACGCCGATGCACGTCGGCGGGGTGGCGATCTTCGAGCGGCCGCGCTCCGGGTTCACCTACGCGCAGCTGCTCGACCTCGTCGGGGCGCGGCTGGCGTACCTGCCGCGCTACCGCCAGCGCGTGGCGGAGGTGCCCGGCCACCTCGCGCGGCCGGTGTGGGTGGACGACGTCGACTTCGACCTGAACTACCACGTCCGGCGCTCGGCGCTGCCCCAGCCGGGCAGTGACGAGCAGCTGTTCGACCTGGTCGCGCGCCTGATGTCGCGGCGGCTGGCGCCGGAGCGGCCGCTCTGGGAGGCGTACTTCATCGAGGGGCTCTCCGGTGACCGGGTGGCGCTGGTGACGAAGACTCACCAGTCCGTTGTGGACGGTGTCGGCACGATCGAGCTCGGCCAGCTCATCCTCGACCCGACGCCGGCCGAGCCGGAGCCGTTCGAGGACATCTGGACGCCGCGGCGCGAGCCGAGCCGCGCGCAGCTGGTGCTGGACGCGGTCAGCGAGGGCGTCCAGCGGCCGGGCGTGGTCGTGGAGAACGTCCGCTCGGCGGCGAACGACGCGTTCGCGGCGGCGGGCAAGTTCGCCGAGACCGTCGGCGGGGTGGCGTCGACGCTGCGCACGCTGGTGAAGCCGGCGCCGACCGGGCCGCTGAACGTCCGGGTGTCCGGCGGGCGCGTGTTCTCGGTGGTGCGCACGCGGCTCGAGGACTTCCGCAAGATCCGCGCGGCCCACGGCGGCACGGTCAACGACGTCGTCCTCGCGGCCATCACGGGCGCCCTGCGCGAGTGGCTGCTGTCGCGCGAGGAGTCGCTGACCCCGAACGCGACGATCCGCGCGCTGGTCCCGCTGGCGGTCCGCGACGCCGAGACGGCGGAGTACTCGACGCCGGCCCTGGTCGGCAACCAGGTGGCCGCGTACCTGGTGGACCTGCCGGTCGGCGAGCCCAACCCGGTGCTGCGGCTGCAGCACATCGGCCACGCGATGACCGAGCACCTGGACTCGGGCCGCCCGGTGGCGGCGCGCGGGCTGCTCAAGGTGGGCGGCTTCGCCCCGGCTACCCTGCACTCCCTGGGGGCGCGCGCGGCGGGGTCGCTGTCCGGGCGCATCTTCAACGTCATGGTGACCAACTCGCCGGGCCCGCAGGTGCCGATGTACGCGGGAGAGGCCAGACTGGTCGAGATGTTCCCGGTGATGCCGCTGATGCGCACCCAGGCGCTGGCGATCGGGGTGACGTCGTACCACGGCGGCGTCTACTTCGGACTGAACGGCGACCGCAAGGCCGCGTTCGACGTCGACCTCGTGGCCGGGATGATCGAAGAGTCCGTGGAAGAGCTGAAGGGTGCGCACTGGTGA
- a CDS encoding DUF6912 family protein codes for MRVYLPATIAMLRDLESSGEFRARSGTAFALTPALREAYSSGSDEELEYAALLDAARASLRLIAAEEKGEPRRVVISADVEGLTLRPDLDAPVVRIGGPIPLSAVAAIHVDAPEAADAVSAAAAVIDAADLGDPDAEFTLGDAEDHELAWYAPQELPFLLELL; via the coding sequence GTGAGGGTCTATCTGCCTGCGACCATCGCGATGCTTCGCGACCTCGAATCCTCGGGGGAGTTCCGCGCCCGCAGCGGAACGGCGTTCGCGTTGACGCCGGCCTTGCGCGAGGCGTATTCGAGCGGGTCGGACGAAGAGCTGGAGTACGCGGCCCTGCTGGACGCGGCCCGCGCTTCGCTGCGGCTGATCGCGGCGGAGGAGAAGGGCGAGCCACGTCGAGTGGTGATTTCGGCGGACGTCGAGGGCCTGACGCTGCGTCCGGACCTGGACGCCCCGGTGGTCCGCATCGGCGGCCCGATCCCGCTGTCGGCGGTGGCGGCGATCCACGTGGACGCCCCGGAGGCGGCCGACGCGGTCTCGGCGGCCGCGGCGGTGATCGACGCGGCAGACCTGGGCGACCCGGACGCGGAGTTCACCCTGGGGGATGCCGAGGACCACGAATTGGCTTGGTACGCGCCGCAGGAACTGCCGTTCTTGCTGGAGCTGCTCTGA
- the rsgA gene encoding ribosome small subunit-dependent GTPase A: MARNDWSKLDESDVRVRPGKGTRPRSKRRPEHADAVNAMVIGKDRGRWTCAIDADPGQVITAMRAREMGRTPVVVGDRVGIVGDVSGKPDTLARIIRVDERTSSLLRTADDTDPFERLVVANAERLLIVTALADPPPRTGFIDRCIVACYAGGVEPVLCLTKADLASPDELLAGYAGLDIPAIVSRFDETPEGLAEMLKDRVTALVGHSGVGKSTLVNRLVPNADLAVGVVSGVGKGRHTSVAAVALPLPDGGWVIDTPGVRSFGLAHVTADDIVDAFEEFAEAAEECPSGCGHLGPPEDPDCALDDVVTEGRAGAERLASLRRLLQSRGGHEVTRVTDA, encoded by the coding sequence TTGGCGCGCAACGACTGGAGCAAGCTGGACGAGTCCGACGTCCGCGTGCGTCCCGGCAAGGGCACCCGGCCTCGCAGCAAGCGCCGTCCCGAGCACGCCGACGCGGTCAACGCCATGGTCATCGGCAAGGACCGCGGCCGCTGGACCTGCGCGATCGACGCCGATCCCGGGCAGGTGATCACCGCGATGCGAGCCCGTGAGATGGGCCGGACCCCGGTGGTCGTCGGCGACCGGGTCGGGATCGTCGGCGACGTCTCCGGCAAGCCGGACACCCTCGCGCGCATCATCCGCGTCGACGAGCGCACCAGCTCGCTGCTGCGCACGGCCGACGACACCGACCCGTTCGAGCGGCTGGTCGTCGCCAACGCGGAACGCCTGCTGATCGTCACGGCGCTCGCCGACCCGCCGCCGCGGACCGGCTTCATCGACCGCTGCATCGTCGCTTGCTACGCCGGCGGCGTCGAGCCGGTGCTGTGCCTGACGAAGGCCGACCTGGCCAGCCCGGACGAGCTCCTCGCGGGCTACGCGGGCCTCGACATCCCGGCGATCGTCAGCCGCTTCGACGAAACTCCCGAAGGCCTCGCCGAGATGCTGAAGGACCGGGTGACGGCCCTGGTCGGCCACTCCGGTGTCGGCAAGTCGACATTGGTCAACCGCCTGGTCCCGAATGCCGACCTGGCCGTCGGCGTGGTGAGCGGAGTCGGGAAGGGGCGGCACACGTCCGTCGCCGCGGTGGCGCTGCCGCTGCCGGACGGCGGCTGGGTGATCGACACCCCGGGCGTCCGGTCGTTCGGCCTGGCCCACGTCACCGCGGACGACATCGTCGACGCCTTCGAAGAGTTCGCCGAAGCCGCCGAGGAGTGCCCGTCGGGCTGCGGGCACCTCGGGCCGCCCGAGGACCCGGACTGCGCGCTCGACGACGTCGTCACCGAGGGCCGGGCGGGCGCCGAGCGGCTCGCGTCGCTGCGCCGCCTGCTGCAGTCCCGCGGGGGCCACGAAGTGACTCGCGTCACAGACGCCTGA
- a CDS encoding SOS response-associated peptidase, protein MCGRYAATKDPAKLIEEFEAIDLTEGHARADHNVAPTKNVVTVVQRHPRDDEGQVLEDEPAVRSLRMMKWGLVPFWAKDPSVGSRMINTRAETAAEKPAFRRALVSRRCLVPADGWFEWRRTGKEKEPFYMTEPDGSSIAFGGIWESWHPKDDKDAAPLITFSIITTDAAGQLTDVHHRMPLIVPRSHWDGWLDPDREDVKDLLVPTPDDIVASLELRPISTLVNNVRNNGPELLERVDPAQEGALFDAPKS, encoded by the coding sequence ATGTGCGGCCGCTACGCCGCCACGAAGGACCCGGCGAAACTGATCGAGGAGTTCGAGGCGATCGACCTCACCGAGGGGCACGCGCGCGCCGACCACAACGTCGCGCCGACGAAGAACGTCGTCACGGTCGTGCAGCGTCACCCTCGTGACGACGAAGGCCAGGTCCTCGAGGACGAGCCCGCCGTGCGTTCGCTGCGGATGATGAAGTGGGGCCTGGTGCCGTTCTGGGCGAAGGACCCGTCGGTCGGCTCGCGGATGATCAACACGCGCGCCGAGACGGCCGCCGAGAAGCCCGCCTTCCGCCGCGCGCTGGTGTCCCGCCGCTGCTTAGTGCCCGCCGACGGCTGGTTCGAGTGGCGCCGCACCGGCAAGGAGAAGGAGCCGTTCTACATGACGGAGCCGGACGGCTCCTCGATCGCGTTCGGCGGCATCTGGGAGAGCTGGCACCCGAAGGACGACAAGGACGCGGCGCCGCTGATCACGTTCTCGATCATCACGACCGACGCCGCCGGCCAGCTCACCGACGTCCACCACCGGATGCCGCTGATCGTGCCCAGGTCCCATTGGGACGGCTGGCTCGACCCGGACCGCGAGGACGTCAAGGACCTGCTGGTGCCGACGCCCGACGACATCGTGGCGTCGCTGGAGCTGCGGCCGATCTCGACCCTGGTCAACAACGTCCGCAACAACGGGCCCGAGCTGCTGGAGCGGGTCGACCCGGCGCAAGAGGGCGCCCTCTTCGACGCGCCGAAGTCATGA
- a CDS encoding alpha/beta hydrolase family protein — MTALAIETAYGPARVYLHCAEEGVAVLMLGHGAGGGLGAKDLVAVTRAAQTAGVHVALVEQPYRVAGRRAPAPANQLDTAWLTIADELSERFDALPLVFGGRSSGARVACRTASAGQAVAVLCLAFPEHPPGKPEKTRQPELDAVEVPVLVVQGERDPFGRPKAGPHHEIVMVDGDHSLSKDLETVSRAATEWLSRVLRPLA, encoded by the coding sequence ATGACCGCCCTCGCGATCGAAACCGCGTACGGCCCGGCCCGGGTCTACCTGCACTGCGCCGAGGAGGGCGTGGCGGTGCTCATGCTCGGCCACGGCGCGGGCGGCGGCCTGGGCGCGAAGGACCTGGTCGCGGTGACACGGGCGGCGCAGACGGCCGGCGTGCACGTGGCGCTGGTCGAGCAGCCGTACCGGGTGGCGGGCCGCCGCGCGCCGGCCCCGGCGAACCAGCTGGACACGGCGTGGCTGACGATCGCGGACGAGCTTTCGGAGCGCTTCGACGCGCTGCCCCTGGTGTTCGGCGGCCGTTCGTCGGGGGCCAGGGTGGCCTGCCGGACGGCGTCGGCCGGGCAGGCGGTGGCGGTGCTGTGCCTGGCGTTCCCGGAGCACCCGCCGGGCAAGCCGGAGAAGACGCGCCAGCCGGAGCTGGACGCGGTGGAGGTGCCGGTCCTCGTGGTGCAGGGGGAGCGGGACCCGTTCGGGCGCCCGAAGGCGGGACCGCACCACGAGATCGTGATGGTCGACGGCGACCACAGCCTGTCGAAGGACCTGGAGACGGTGTCCCGGGCGGCGACGGAGTGGCTGTCCCGGGTGCTGCGCCCGCTGGCCTGA
- the ybaK gene encoding Cys-tRNA(Pro) deacylase translates to MAGKGTPATALLGKQKVAHTLHAYDHDPRAESYGLEAVEALGLERARVFKTLVAEVDGRLVVGVVPVTGQLDLKALAAAAGGKKAKMADPAAAQRATGYVLGGISPLGHRSRLPVVIDASAPTFETVFCSAGRRGLEVELAPGELIRLTAAVVAPIAA, encoded by the coding sequence ATGGCTGGCAAGGGCACCCCGGCGACGGCGCTGCTGGGGAAGCAGAAAGTGGCGCACACACTGCACGCGTACGACCACGACCCGCGAGCGGAGTCGTACGGCCTGGAGGCGGTGGAGGCACTGGGCCTGGAGCGCGCCCGGGTGTTCAAGACGCTGGTCGCCGAGGTGGACGGCCGTCTGGTGGTGGGCGTGGTCCCGGTCACGGGACAGCTGGATCTCAAGGCGCTGGCGGCCGCGGCCGGGGGCAAGAAGGCGAAGATGGCGGACCCGGCGGCGGCCCAGCGGGCCACGGGGTACGTGCTGGGCGGGATCTCACCCTTGGGCCACCGGAGCCGGCTGCCGGTGGTGATCGACGCCTCGGCTCCGACGTTCGAGACGGTGTTCTGTTCGGCCGGACGCCGGGGCCTCGAAGTCGAGCTGGCCCCGGGCGAGCTGATCCGGCTCACGGCGGCGGTGGTGGCGCCGATCGCGGCCTGA